ttgaacttcaatataatatgttgatattatgtgttgatatttttaatacacaagattgatgagttagcatagttagcaatataacgcagCCCCCAAGACCCCAATGTATCATAAGCAAAAGTAAGAAATATGATCTTACCTTCTTTCCTCCCTTCATGAAATCCCTCCAGCTAGAAACCtattagttgaaaaataaaacctaTGGTGAATAGACCAACCCAAGTGAACTTCAATGAATATCTAGTTTGCATTTATCGAAAATGAAGAACAATTCTGTTCATGATTGCTTTGCAATGCAGACAATGTAGTACATGTACGGGACACTAACCCTATTTTCTCTTGTCCCTTCCCACTGCTCCTCGTGTTCACGCTTTCGTTTCCACATTTCCTttgtttcttcttcatctttctttaatCTACCTTCTTCCTCTGATATCTACGATACACATAAGATAACACACTTTAGAACAAAACAGTAAAACAACCCAGAAGAGCCAAGTAGAAATTCGCCTAGTTATATTTGCAGAGAAACTGAGCTAAGTCATGATGTAACAACTAGGTTTGAAGTTCCTAGACCGGCATGAAGACATACCCTCATCTGCATCTTTCTCCTCCTCCACTCTTGATCTGTTAAGAGTTCTCGAACTTTCAATTTCAACTGCTGCTGGAATTCCTCTGATCGTTCATATTCCTGCTCATATTTCCCCTGTTGTTGCATAGAGATGCAAATACACAAGAAACGTTTTCATTACGAATGCAAAGAAATATCGGCATGTGAGGGGGATATGTGAAAACACACTCATTAAAAGACAAAAAGATGGTATTTACTTCTGTGAATATAACTAACAAATTCAGTAGCTTGATAACAACTGACAAAGAATAATGAAAGCTACTTGAATTGAGCCAATGGTTTTACCTCATCAActaatgattttaatttggtagCAGTGTCCTTTTTAAGCTGCTTCTTCCTTTTTGCTAAAAGTTCCTCTGCAAGGATTATTAGATCATGATCATGAGCCTCTTTCagaaatttgttgttgtatACTATTATTACAAGCCAAAGAAAAGGAGAGACGGTGATGAACAgtgagaaaagtaaaagaatagATTACTGTGAACCAGTACCTCCCTTGACTACCCCCAAGCCTTTCTTTTTGGttcaattaaatcatggagtagTTAGAAGAGATagttttcatgattttttcctttgttttacAGAGTAGATTTACTACAAACAGAGATACCAAGAAATGTAGTAATCTGTTCAGCCTCAATGTTGAACAGATCTGTGTCAGTTGACTCCAAACACATGATATTAGTAGGAGATAACTATGTTAGATGAGGAAAAATAGGAGAATTATATCttgcaaaaaacaaaaattgaaaggaataagGTAAACATAGAAAAATAAGCTCAAAAGATCCACCTCGTGCAGCATTAACCTGGTTCAGAATATAATCCCTCTCTTGTTGGTCGAGTAACAATTGTTGTGCTTTAGCTAAAGCTGTTCAGAGAAGCAAAAGTCCAATTTCAGAactgaatcatttttttataaaataaagagacaATAGTATTTTTCTTACCAAATTAGTAACATGGAATAACATTACAGTATAgactatactccctccgtccacgaaaaatagtcccATTTtgccacaaaaaatagtctcatttctaaatctCTCTTGTACATTTGGCaccttttcttctctttctcatactttgtctactttttctccctatctctcttactttacccactttttctcctctttcttactttatcaatttctcattaaaactcgtgccgtcGACAGAtgggactattttttgtggacagagggagtataatagtTGGATAagagggaaaagaaaaatatattgaactATTAGAAGGATAAAAGGATGTATGCACCATATGTTTTcttcagaaaaataatatggaAAATTACCTCCAAATGCGTCCTTTGCTTGTGGATGTTTGCATTTATCAGGGTGAACAAGCAATGATAACTGCAAGAGCAAAGATAGAATTGCAcctaaaattatttctcacaGATACCAATTAACCTGTGCTTAGCAATTTCATTAACACCAGAAATTCACCTTTCGATATTGCCTTTTCACGTCATCCACAGAGGATGTAAATGGAAGGTTAAGATACTCAAATGCATTTAACTTGAAACATGAAAGGATCCTACAGCAACCAAACATTAACTTATGTCAGCTGGAAGTAAATCACTAgcatacaaaattgaattgaaggaGAATAAAGAATAAGAAGAGCTACTAGCAGATAGGAGACTACAACtttgaaaaaaacaacaaactcTGCTCCAAAATATCATGCTCAAAATGCTAAATTGAGCTTACATTATTATGGATAATAACCATCCCATATTTTCAACAAGGTAGCACTAAATCAGTAACCAGCCTGTCCCATCTCATGCTTCAttcatgaatatataaatgacTTCACAAACAAAGACaacatatttatagtaatGGCATCCTCAAACATACATGTTTGTTCTGAACAAACAATCAGAAACCTACTAAAATGCAAGTGAGGCAATCTTGGTTTCATCCTCAACTGTTTTAGATTCTTAGATTCAGTTAATCAGTAAGATATCTAGGTCCTTAGGGAAATTACTTATCAGCTAgaaattccaaatattcaaaaaattccCAATTTCATCAGCtcaagattcaattttaaGGTAGAAGCAGCACACAATTCCATTTTCAAAATCTCTCTACCTTATCGCCCCCAATATCTCATGAACAAGTACTACTAGGTTGAAAACCATCTAGATATGCGTCCAATGAATACATAATACATATGGAAGTTCATGATATAACAAGTTCACGCTCATTCTATCAACATTAAGACCAATTTCTTCtgacaagaaaaaaaaacatgctgcgaagaaattaattttttttaaccaaCAAGTATTCGTTCAACATAAACCTGTTAACTTCGTTATCGCGCTCGACCTCGCTGACCTCAGAGAAGAATTCCTTGAGAAGAAGATCATCgccggcggcggaggaggtggCTCTACTGACGTCACCCATCGGAGATTCTGATCTTCCCTCTTCCAGAATTTCCGTTTCAATAAAGTTCAAATAAAAGTTCAagtgaaaatgcaaaaacaaaattttaatttgggcTTCAGATCCAGTCTCGTGAATTCTTAAATTTGGGCTTTGAGTTGAAATACAAAGGCCCATTCAAGACATATAATTTGAACATTAATAGCCatgattgaaaatataatatatactcataATTGATACGCTTCATTTTAgtactcattttgaaaaaataatactccctccgtcccagacaatttgggacactttaacccggcacgggttttaagaaatctaatggaaagtgaattgaaaaagttggtgggatgttgatcctacttttaaagtattagttttataataaaatgtaagtaggaatgagttagtggaatatgaggtccactaccaaaaatggtaaaagtgaaatgggacaaattatgtgggacggcccaaaatggaatactgggtcgaattatctgggacggagggagtacaatactACCTTTGTTCCACATTAAGAGTCCTAAATGAGTTTGGCTGAGCTTGAATGGAATCCGGATGCACGCCAACTACGATCTCGTCACCGGATACCTTTAAAACACACTCAAATTTGAAGTAAACATGTTGCTGCGTATTTTGCTTCCACTTGATGAGAGTTAGGCCTATTTTTCTGTGTGTTTGAATCTTGCAGGGCTTCGTGATCTGTGATATGTGTGGCATTGATCGACTCACCGAcctgccttttttttttacctacTCTGTTCAGGTTAGCATTCTACTAAGCAAAGCATGTTTGAACAAAGCTCATAATCATGTGGTCCAGAGCCTTTGTCCTAGCGGCAAGGAACTTAGACATTATTATATGAGGTGCCGAGTTCGACTCCTCTTGACATCATTTGTAATTTCCTTCTTTATATAAGagtttattagaaaaaaagcTCATAATCATGTGTTGTATGTGAAAAAACAGATTTTTTCATAGATTATGGAGTTCATCGAACTTTATCCCAATGAGCAAAATCAACAATGCGGTTAGAAGGATTTTGACAATCAGGTGATCAGATGGTAAAAAGCATTCTATCACTTTCATAGATAATCCTACAAGATATTGCTATGTCTATCttctaaaaagtaaatatgaaGCAATTGAAgcgttcaaaaattataagaacgaAGTGAATCAACAtgtaaaatcaaaatgatttGAAATGAATCAAGTGAAGAATACGTAGCCTCGTTTGAGGAATTATGCAACGCAAGTAGTAATTCATCAAACGATTGCTCTATATTCACCACAATTTAATGGTGTTGCAAAACGCAAAGGTCGAACTCTTAGAAAGATAATGAATGTGTTGCTGATTAGTTCAGGGATGCACCAGAACATGTGGGGAAGCTGTTTTTGGTGAAGGTGATAGTTCCTCTGCCCAAAAAAGTTACTATTAGTCCTAAAACGGTTGATTGTATCTTTATTGGGTATGACTTAACAGTAGAGCATATCGATTTGTTGTCCACATGTCTGAAATGCTGACTGTAACAGTAGGAACAACAATCTAGTCGaggaatattatattttttgaaaatacatTTCCTTGCAAAGACAAAGAAAATGCCGCATCCAATTCTGAGACGAGAATTGAGGATGAAGCCACTAGCTCCAATCAGTAGATGAAGAGCCAGAATCGCGCAAGCGAATGAGGTCTGGTCCAAATGATGCAGTTTTGAGACGTGTTAGTAGGGTCAGAACACCAAAGACCTTTTGGTCCTGACTATATTGCTTTCATATTGGATGAAGAACCAACATCGATAAAGTAGCCTCTGCTGATCCTGGTAAGTTGCATTAAAGAGAAACTGTTCAAAGCGAAATTGATCAATTTTGCTACAACACACTgatacttttttcatttcatttttctcattctGAGGTGGAAGAACCATAGATGCATGTATACGTTAGAGATTGAAAATTgcacaatttaattagtgtCCTTAAAAGGGTTATAAACGAACTGTGTTTGTAGGATATATATTTGCACTATGCAATCATCTAAGTAATAGAGTACACCATGATGAATATATTTTCACATTACTATTTTATAACCATATTAATAGTTAATTTTTCACATCATATAATGTTCACTACAacataggagtactattttttttctatgtatAGTGAGATTTACAAATGACACTAATTAATGTTGAGATGTATTGTAGGTGGATAGTTATTGtgtcataaaaataaagcatgTGACAATATATAAtgccattaattaattatgtaaggACTTAACTGATTTTGTGATTTGTAAAgatatagttatatttataatatgtgaaaatataattttttatgacaatatatttcaattatatattgaattttttattaatagtaaaatttgTGCATGTGCAtaacaaaaacattttttgataattttagaTGTCgcaaattttgttatttgataAATTCCACAGAACTCCTTTCATTTAAAATcgtactagtattaaattttactatatatagaCACTGAGTGCAACTATATGTAGTACAGGCAGCTCTTAATGTCATTATTGTGATATTACTAGACATTTGATTGTAATGATTTATAAATACACGTACCATCATTACCACAATAACATAAGATTTCAGAACTCTCAACtgattaaaatcaaattagaaaTGGAGAAcatattacattaatttaccAACAGGGATACATCAAACGCAAATATTGTTTTAAGTGAacatatatatggagtattatcaATCCCACAAATTACAAAGCGAGTGGGCAATAGGCATGAAATCCATCATCGAATTTAATAATCTAGCATTACCACACacttatttttgtaatttagcAAATTTTCACAAACACTTATTAATTAACTGATCAtgacatataattatattatagtaACATATAAAAAACACCCCTAGTAATCTTCATGGCTCACATCTTAGCTTGTTTTGTTGAGTCCAAAATGAATCTGAGGAAGATGTGCCCACTGCATTAATTCAAGacaaataacaacaattttaattagttacaaattaatgaataaacTAATTCAtgtagtttttaattgttagtTAACGACTTACATTTTTTGCAGCTGCGCTGAAAGCTTCACGATGAGTAATTTCAGGATTGCTAGCCTTTATCCTCTGAATCTCCTCTCTGCAAAGTTATTATGCATATAGATGTTGAAccaaattggaaaataaataaaattcattatttttggattttgctATTGTGAAATGAACTTACTTTATGAAACGGTTGTATGCTGATGGAACACGTTGCCTCTTCTCCGGTGCtgtaaaaatttcaaagttatttaacaaatttaatttaagatagAAGAGGTGCTAGCATTACATTATGAAAAGTAGTGTAATTAAAAGTACATTTTCATAATGATCAAACATGGTATGAgcatagttttttttttaacttgttATATCAGCACAAAAAGTTTGCATATTGCATGAAATAAAACTCTTTAAACTTATGTTTTTAAGTTGAAGAAGGTAACAAATCAAGctttctttttgtttaaatttaaacatttttatctaaatacaatcaatttcttagtaaaaaatagcaacgttttacttttatctataTGAATGTATAGTAAAAACAAACTTCTAAATTAGTGATATAAAAGATAGTACTGTCGCAGTCACAATAGGCAGTGAGTGCTCATTGTTCATCATTAAGTTGaatgaaaaatcaaagtgGAATTTTCAAGATATGTAGTAAATGCATGGGAGATTTTTCACAGCACATGTTGacaaatgataaatttaatagATATAAGAAAACAAAGTAGAAAAAGATAAGAGAACATTACGGCGTATTGGAGGCATCTTAGGTTGTACTTCATGTTGAGTCTGCAATGGACCATatctattagtattatatGTTGAAGATGACCCAATATTCACACTTTCTTTAGCAGCAGCCTCTCCCATTGATTGTTGTTTCTGcatgtgaaattaaaatatattgaacAATATCTCTCTCAAATTTGGAATACCTAAACTCCAATTTCAAAGGTTTGCATACAATATGATATCGATCGTACTAATGTGAGTCCGGTCTGGGATTCATACCTGGAAATCTTGGAGATAAACAGACTGGAGCAATCCTCCCATATTAACAGACAGCAAATTAGCACAATGCCCACATCTAACAGTCACCACATTCAGCATGTTGCTTCCTGGAACATTCACCTACAATCATTCACTTCTTACAATTAATTTCTTCCTTCTATTGATCCAAACTAGCCAGAAAAAAAACTGACAAAGTTGAGGTTTCAAACATCaactaaaccctaattcaGGAAAATGTTATTCTGTATCTAATTTGGAAGAAACAGATGAAGAAAATCTtgatttaaagaaaaagaaaaaaaattattccagTAATAATTAGAAGGCTGCAAATGCAAAGCATTGACGATATTATTGACTGTAAAAATGATGGCAGTGGTAGCAGGCACATAAGCAATGGCCATTAATGGCTTGTGCTAAAAATAAAGTCCCATTATCGTCTCTCCTTTCACTTTTTCCtgccttctctctctttaccT
The genomic region above belongs to Salvia hispanica cultivar TCC Black 2014 chromosome 3, UniMelb_Shisp_WGS_1.0, whole genome shotgun sequence and contains:
- the LOC125211207 gene encoding J domain-containing protein spf31, with translation MGDVSRATSSAAGDDLLLKEFFSEVSEVERDNEVNRILSCFKLNAFEYLNLPFTSSVDDVKRQYRKLSLLVHPDKCKHPQAKDAFGALAKAQQLLLDQQERDYILNQVNAAREELLAKRKKQLKKDTATKLKSLVDEGKYEQEYERSEEFQQQLKLKVRELLTDQEWRRRKMQMRISEEEGRLKKDEEETKEMWKRKREHEEQWEGTRENRVSSWRDFMKGGKKAKKGELRPPKLKTEDPNKSYVQRPLKR
- the LOC125211472 gene encoding putative axial regulator YABBY 2 isoform X1, whose translation is MSFDMSSERVCYVQCNFCNTILAVNVPGSNMLNVVTVRCGHCANLLSVNMGGLLQSVYLQDFQKQQSMGEAAAKESVNIGSSSTYNTNRYGPLQTQHEVQPKMPPIRPPEKRQRVPSAYNRFIKEEIQRIKASNPEITHREAFSAAAKNWAHLPQIHFGLNKTS
- the LOC125211472 gene encoding putative axial regulator YABBY 2 isoform X2; the protein is MSFDMSSERVCYVQCNFCNTILAVNVPGSNMLNVVTVRCGHCANLLSVNMGGLLQSVYLQDFQTQHEVQPKMPPIRPPEKRQRVPSAYNRFIKEEIQRIKASNPEITHREAFSAAAKNWAHLPQIHFGLNKTS